Below is a genomic region from Aurantimonas sp. HBX-1.
TTGCGGCAGCATAGTATGAGATTTGGGTAAGAATCTCGGTCGATCTGCCGCATATTCGGATTGGCGCGCGGACCGATATCCGAGTCAGAGACGATGTGACAGTTTTCTCCCACGAGCGTTGGGCTGCCAGCAAGTAGGTCATCTTCAAACACAACCGCTCGACACTCAGGTAACGAACAGCGCCCCGCTGCCCGCCCCCAAAGAGTTTTCTGTGCTTTAAGTCCGACGGCCATTGTTGCCGCGTTACCGCCCGTCGCGCTTGGCCAGCGTGCGCAGGCGCAGGGCGTTCAGGCGGATGAAGCCGGCGGCGTCCTTCTGGTCGTAGGCGCCGTGGTCGTCCTCGAAGGTGACCAGCGCGTCGGAATAGAGCGATTTCGGCGAGGCGCGGCCCTCGACGATGACATTGCCCTTGTAGAGCTTCAGCGTCACCGTGCCCTCGACATGCTGCTGGCTGTGGTCGATCGCCGCCTGCAGCATCTCGCGCTCGGGGGAGAACCAGAAGCCGTTGTAGATCAGCTCCGCATAGCGCGGCATCAGCTCGTCCTTGAGGTGGCCGGCGCCGCGGTCGAGGGTGATCGACTCCATGGCGCGGTGGGCGACCAAGAGGATGGTCCCGCCCGGCGTCTCGTAGATGCCGCGCGACTTCATGCCGACGAAGCGGTTCTCGACGAGGTCCAGCCGGCCGATGCCGTTGTCGCGGCCGAGATCGTTCAGCGCCGCCAGCAGCTCATGCGCCTTCATCGTCTTGCCGTCGATCGAGACCGGGTCGCCCTTGGCAAAGCCGATGGTGATCGTCGTCGCCTTGTCCGGCGCATCCTCGGGGCTGACCGAGCGCTGGAAGACGTAAGGCGGCGGCGCGACGTTCGGATCCTCGAGCACCTTGCCCTCGGAGGAGGAGTGCAGGAGGTTGGCGTCGACCGAGAACGGCGCCTCGCCGCGCTTGTCCTTGGAGACGAGGATCTGGTTCTTCTCGGCGAACTCGACGAGGTCGGTGCGCGACTTGAACTCCCATTCGCGCCAGGGCGCGATCACCTTGATGTCCGGGTCGAGCGCGTAGGCCGACAGTTCGAACCGCACCTGGTCGTTGCCCTTGCCGGTGGCGCCGTGGGCGATGGCGTCGGCACCGGTCTCGTGGGCGATCTCGACGAGGCGCTTGGAGATCAGCGGCCGGGCGATCGAGGTGCCGAGCAGGTAGGTGCCCTCGTAGACCGCATTGGCACGGAACATCGGGAAGACGAAGTCGCGGCAGAATTCCTCGCGGACGTCGTCGATATAGATCTCCTTGACGCCCATCATCTCGGCCTTCTTGCGGGCCGGCTCGAGCTCCTCGCCCTGGCCGAGATCGGCGGTGAAGGTGACCACCTCGGCGCCGTATTCGGTCTGCAGCCATTTCAGGATGATCGAGGTGTCGAGCCCGCCCGAATAGGCGAGCACGACCTTCTTGACGTTGCGATGCTGTACCATGTGAACTCTTCCGTCGTGGCGTTTGCACCGCCTCTAGCGCAAAGCGCGGCCGGAGGGAAACGGCGGCGGCCGGCTGATGCCGGTGACTCGTGGCGAATGCCTCTGGCCATCGCCGGGGCGGCGGCATAAAGCTGCTGACCGGTACGCCCGCGCGGGCGATCCTGTCCCGGTCCCGCCGCTTTCCGCGGCCAGCAGGCGAGAGCCGCCATGACCTTCCTGCCCGATCTGCCGACCCTCGTCGCCTTTTCCATCGCCTGCTTCGTGCTGACCATCACGCCCGGGCCGGACATGACGCTGTTTCTCGGCCGGACGCTGGCGGGCGGGCGCGCGGCGGGGATCGCCGCCTATGTCGGTGCCTCCACCGGCTCTCTCATTCACACCACCCTGGCCGCCATCGGGCTTTCGGCCCTGATCGCCGCTTCACCGGAAGCCTTCCTGCTGCTGAAGATCGTCGGCGCCGGCTACCTCATCTTCCTTGCCGTCCAGGCGATCCGCTCCGGCTCGAGCTTCAAGGTCGATGCGACGGGCAAGATGAAGAAGCCGTCGCTGATCGCCAGCTGGCTGACCGGCATCGGCATCAACCTTTCCAACCCGAAGATCATCCTGTTCTTCGTGACCTTCCTGCCGCAGTTCGTGGCGGTGGGCGATCCCGATGCGGCCGGCAAGCTGTTTTTCCTGGGGGTCTACTTCATCCTCTTCGCGACGCCGTTCGCCCTGGCGATGATCGTCGCGGCGGACAAGCTCGCGGCCACGCTGAAGCGCCGCCCGAAGATCACGCGCGCCATCGACTGGATCTTCGCCAGCGTGTTCTCGGCTTTCGCGGTGAAAATCCTGACGACCCAGGGGCACTGACGCCGGCGCGCCAGGTCTCCGCTGTCAGGCGTAGGCGTAGGGGCCGCCGCGCTTCAGCCCCTGGCGGAAGGCCGGGCGGGCATGGATGCGCAGCAGGAAGTCGCGCAGGCGCGGCCGGTCCTCGTAGCCGAAGCGCTGGGCGGCGGCCTCGACCGGGAAGCTCATCATGATGTCGGCGACGGAAATCTCCGGACCGGCGAACCAGCCGGTCGCGCCGAGCGAATGCTCCCAGTGGTCGAGATGCAGCTTCAGCTGCGGCAGCACCAGCAGTTCGTCGACCTTCTGCATCGACGCCTTGAGGAGCGGGCGCACGAAGAACGGCGCGCGCGCCGGGATCATCTGCAGCACCAGCATCAGGAACAGCGGCGGCATCGCCGATCCCTCGGCGTAATGCAGGAAGTGGCGGGCCTGCCAGTAGTCCTCGGTGTCGTTCGGCGGCATCAGCCGCCCCTCGCCGTGGCGGGCGAGGATGTATTCGACGATGGCGCCGGTCTCGGCGATGGTGCGGGCGCCGTCGGTGAGGATCGGCGACTTGCCGAGCGGATGGATCTGCCGCATCGCCTTGGGCGCCTGCATGTCCTTGCCCCGCTCGTAGCGCTTGACCTCGTACGGGACCCCGAGCTCCTCCAGCATCCAGAGGATGCGCTGCGAGCGGGAATTGTTCAGGTGGTGGATGGTGATCATCGGCGCCAATCTGCCGTGCGAGCGGGTTTCGGCAAGGCCCGCGGGACGAGGGCCCGGGTCGGGAGGGTGACCGGCCCGATCAGAGTCCGGCGGCCTGGCGCAGGGCGGCGTTGATCCGGTCCTGCCAGCCCGGCCCGTCCTCCTGGAAATGCGCCAGCACGTCGCGGTCGATGCGCAGCGACACCATTTCCCGGCCGGCGGGTATCGCGCCCGGCGTTTCGCGCACGCGGCCGGTGGCGGCGGGCGAGGCCGGCCGGAACATCGCCTCGGCGGCTTCGCGGGGGTCGAGCGGGCGTCGTGCCATGTGTTCTATCCTTCAGGCGTGGGAGCGGAAACCGGCTGCGCGCCGCTGCGGCGCCATCGCCCGGCCCGGTGGCCGGCGATGATCCAGTAGACGAGCGCGAAACAGATCGAGGCGACGAGGATGGCGGTCTGGACGCTCATGTGCGGCACGTCGCGCCCGTAGGTCGCAAACAGCACCGCGACGCCGCCGAGCAGCCCCGCGGCCAGATGCAGCACGACCGAGGAAAGCGCGAAGAGTTCCGTCGCCACGACGAAGAACGCGAAGGGCAGCAGGACGACCGAGCCGATCTGCGCGGACTGGGCGGCGAAGGCGATCGTCGCATGGAACAGGAAGACCGGATCCACGACGCCGCCCGGCGGGAGCTCCAGGAACGGCCAGAGCAGCGCGAAGGCCGCCGTCAGGCAGGCCGCGACGAAGCCGAAGGGGATCACGAACAGGAAGCGCAGGACCGTGCTCATTGGCGATGCATACCTGCAGCGGCCGCGCTGCGCGAGCCATGACCGGCGGGATCGAACGACGGGGCGACCGGCGGCGCCATCGTCAGCCGGCGGCGAGCTCGCTGACGCGGGCCGATTCCATCGCCACCCGGTCGCCCTTCTTCATGCGCTCGGATTCCGACTTCAGCTGGCCGCAGGCGGCGAAGATGTCGCGGCCGCGCGGCGTGCGGATGGGCGAGGCGTAGCCGGCCTGGTTCACCACATCGGCGAAGCGCTCGATCTGGGCCCAGTCCGAGCACTCGTAGGCGCTGCCCGGCCATGGGTTGAACGGGATGAGGTTGATCTTGGCGGGAATGCCGTTGAGCAGGCGCACGAGTTCCCGCGCGTCGGCGAGGCTGTCGTTGACGTCCTTCAGCATCACGTATTCGAAGGTGATGCGGCGGGCATTGGAGACGCCCGGATAGTTCCGGCAGGCCTCGAGCAGCATCTTCAGCGGATATTTCTTGTTGATCGGCACCAGCTCGTCGCGCAGTTCGTCGCGCACGGCATGCAGCGAGATGGCGAGCCCGACGCCCATCTCCTCGCCGGTCGGCGCGATCATCGGCACGACGCCGGAGGTGGAGAGCGTGATGCGTCGCTTCGACAGAGCGAGGCCCTCGCCGTCGGAGACGACGGCCAGTGCCTGGCGGACATTGTCGAAATTGTAGAGCGGCTCGCCCATGCCCATCATCACGACATTGGAGACGAGGCGCCCTTCCGACGGCAGGATGCCGCCTTCCGGCGTCGCGGCATCGGGAAAGTCGCCGAGCCGGTCGCGCGCGACCATGACCTGGCCGACGATCTCGTCCGGCGTCAGGTTGCGGACCAGGCGCTGCGTTCCGGTGTGGCAGAAGGTGCAGGTGAGGGTGCAGCCGACCTGGGAGGAGACGCAGAGCGTGCCGCGGCCCTCCTCGGGAATGTAGACGGTCTCGATCTCCACCGGTCGGCCGGCGCCGCGGGCGGGAAAGCGGAACAGCCACTTGCGGGTGCCGTCGACGGAAATCTGTTCCTCGACGATCTCCGGCCGGGCGATCGTGTAGGCGGCATCGAGCGCCTGGCGGAGGGTTCCGGCGACATTGGCCATCTGCCCGAAATCGGCGACGCCGCGCACATAGAGCCAGTGCCAGAGCTGCGCGACGCGCATCCGCACCTGGCGCTCGGGGACATCCAGCGCGCGCAGCACCGTTGCCAGGCCCTCGCGGTCCATGCCGATCAGCGACGGCTTCTCGCCGGCCGCCGGCATCGCCGCGGCGGGCACGCGGGGCCGGGTATCGGGCGAAGCGAGGTCGAGCGAAAAGGCCATAAGTTCCTCGGCCGGGCTGCCGGCCAGTCTCGTCACAGAGGGAATGATCCTGTCACATGACGCTTTCCGGCCGGTTTCGCAAGGTTCCAGCCCCTCCGAACAGCAAAACGCCGGGCTGCGGCCCGGCGTTGCACGTCATTACGGAGCCGAAAAAAGCGCGATTATCGGCAATCGCTGATCGAGTTCAGCGCCGCGGTCACGCCGGACAGCGAATAGGTGTAGCTGGTCGCGGTGCCGCGCTGCGAGGTCGCGTCGACCTTCATGCTGCGTCCGGCCTTCAGGGCGGCAACGAGCTGCGGCTCCTCGGCGGCGTTCTCCATCCAGGCCGACTCGCCCTTCACGAACATCGAGAAGTCCTTGCCGTCCACGTCGACGGTGACCTTCGAGCCTTCGCGCAGCGGATAGCCCATCACCACCTGCGGCTCGTAGGAAACCCCCTGGCCGGGCTTCTGCGACACCAGGAAGAAGATGTCGCCGTGATCGACGCTGGAGGGCGACATCTGGGTCGGCGTCGACAGGATGTAGCAGACCTTGCCGGCGGTATCGTCGTAGGAATAGGTGCCCCAGGCATTGAACTGGCTGATGCGGGTCGGTGTCTGGGCGGCGCCCGCCGCGCTCGAGAAGATCAGAATGGCCGCGGTAGCCGTCAGGACGTTCTTGAGTTGCATGGTTCCCCGCTCGTTCGGTGCGTGCATCATTGGAAATGGTCGCGGCCGGTGCCGCGATCGGCGCCGGTCCCGGTGGCGAATGTCCCGATAGACTAGGCCGAAGCCCGTTTATCTCTGGTTAACGAAAGCCGAATGACCGCGAGACGTTTCGCGGGAAGGGTTCGCTGTCCGCTGCGCGGCCGGGCCGGCTGAACATACCGACGCTGAATGAGGGGCAAAATCGGGCGACAGTTTGGCGGCAGGGCGGCGGGCGGATTACGGTCTCGTAAGGTTCGGCGTGCCGGGCGCCCGGCCGATGCGGTCAGGGCCGCATCTCGCCCAGCGTCTCGCGCGCCTTCACGTAGTGCTCCGGCTTGATGTTCTGGCGCACGGCACGGAACGCGGCCCACATCACCGCAATGTCGTCGGTGAAGCCGATCCCGAACAGGAAGTCCGGCATGATGTCGAAGGGCAGGACGAAATAGGCGAGCGCCGCCAGCAGCACGCCGCGGCTGGCGCTGGGCGTCCGCGGGTCGATGGCGCAGTAATAGGCGGCGATGACGTCTTCCATGAAGGGGACGTAGCGCAGCGCCCGCCGCGCCGTGTCGAAGAACGAGGCGCGGACCTCATGCTCCTGGCGCGCCTGCTCCTCCTCGGTTCCCGGCCGCAGCACCTGGTCGATATCGAGCGTCTTCGGGGCCATCCGTTCCTCCATCTGTCGCCAGCTAGATGGAACGGCGCGGCCACCGGCTCAAGGGCCTCGGTCAGCCATACTGGCTGGCGAGCGACCCGTATCGCATGTCGCCATACGCTTCCTCGGGGCGGGCCGGCGTCTCGAGCGGAAAGGCTTCCTCGAGCAAATATGGTCCGCCGCCTACGGAGTCGCGGGCCGAGAACAGGCCGAAGCGCGCCACCTTGATGGCGGGCGTCCGGAAGCCGGCATTGCGCGCCAGATAGCGCGCGACGTCCTCGGGCTTGGGCTGGCGCAGCCGCGCCAGGGTGACGTGCGGCAGGAACTTGCGCTGGTCGGCGGGCAGTCCGAGCCGGCGGCAGATCCGGTCGATCTCGGCCTGCAGTTCGGCGAGTTCCGGCGATGCCTCGACCTCGGCGTGGATGGAACGCGGCTTCCGGCTGCCGAAGGCGGCGAGGCCGCGAAGGGCGATGGAGAAGCCCGGCCGCGCCACCCGGTCCAGCGCCGCGACGATCTCGTCGGCGAGCCGCGGCTCGACGTCGCCGATGAAGCGCAGCGTGAGGTGGTAGTTCTCCGGATCGATCCAGCGCGCCGACGGCAAGCCGCCGCGGAGCAGGGACAAGGGGAAGGCAAGCGCCTGGGGAATTTCGAGGGCGGTGAACAGTCTCGGCATCGGAGGGTCCTTCCGTGCGTCATTGCCTTCACAAGGAAAGACTTTCATCCCGGGAGCCATGTTTCAAGGACAGGGCAGCCCTGCAGCGGCGCAATCACCGTTGTCGGTGACGCAATGCACAATTATCTTGGCGGCTTCTGGGGAGGCCCAGTCCGGGGAGGACGAAACGAAGGCATTCACCGCATGTCGCTACTCGCCATCCCCCGAAGCGCCGCACCGACGGCGCAGGCCGCCAACGACGCGCCCGCCGTCTCCATCCGCCGCCTGCACGCCCGCGAGACCGACCTCCTGCTCGCGCATCTGATGCGCCTCGACGGGGAGGCGCGGCGACTGCGCTTCGGCAACCCGGTCAACGACCACTTTCTCGAGCGTTATGCCGCCCTGGCGCTCGGCGCCGACGCGCTGATCATGGGCCTGTTCGCCGACGGCACGCTGCGCGGCGTCGCCGAGCTTCGCTATCTGACCGGCTCCCACAGCGAGGCCGAGGGCGCCTTCTCGATCGAGAAGGCGTTCCAGGGCCTCGGCTTCGGCGACCGCCTGTTCGGCCGGCTGATCGCCTCGGCGCGCAATCGCGGTGTCCGGCGGCTGTTCCTCACCTGCCTGCGCGAGAACCGCCGGATGCAGGCCATCGCCGCCAAGCACGGCGCCGATCTCAGCTTCGTCGCCGGCGACGTGACGGCGGAGATCCGCCGCCCCTACGCCGATGCCGCCAGCATCGCCGAGGAATGGGCCGACGAGAGCGAGGCCTTCGTCTTCGCCATGATCGACTGGCGCCAACGCCGGCTCGATTTCCTCACGCGGCCGCTTCAGCGGCTGGCCGAGAGCCTCAATCCGTCGCACGCCGGGCGATGATCGCGTCGAGGCTCTCGCGGATCAGCGGCAGCATGCGCTCGACGATCACCGCGACACCTTGCGGGTTCGGGTGCATGGCGTCGTCCTGGTTGAGCGAGGCTTCCGACGCGACGCCGTCGAGGAAGAACGGGTAGAGCGGGACGCCGTATTTCTCAGCGAGCCGGGGATAGATCGCGTCGAATTCGCCCTGGTAGTCGCTGCCCATGTTCGGCGGCGCCAGCATGCCGGCCAGGATGACGTCCTGCCCGCGCTCTGTCAGCGTCGCGAGGATCCGGTCGAGATTGTCGCCGGCGATCTGCGGCGACACCCCGCGAAGGGCGTCGTTGGCACCCAGCTCGACGATGACGAGGTCGGCGCTTTCCGGCACCGACCAGTCGAGACGCGCGAGCCCGCCCGTCGTCGTATCGCCCGACACGCCGGCATTCGCCACCGCGACGTCGTAGCCTGCCGCCCGAA
It encodes:
- a CDS encoding YkvA family protein, which encodes MAPKTLDIDQVLRPGTEEEQARQEHEVRASFFDTARRALRYVPFMEDVIAAYYCAIDPRTPSASRGVLLAALAYFVLPFDIMPDFLFGIGFTDDIAVMWAAFRAVRQNIKPEHYVKARETLGEMRP
- a CDS encoding invasion associated locus B family protein, giving the protein MQLKNVLTATAAILIFSSAAGAAQTPTRISQFNAWGTYSYDDTAGKVCYILSTPTQMSPSSVDHGDIFFLVSQKPGQGVSYEPQVVMGYPLREGSKVTVDVDGKDFSMFVKGESAWMENAAEEPQLVAALKAGRSMKVDATSQRGTATSYTYSLSGVTAALNSISDCR
- a CDS encoding BrnA antitoxin family protein, which produces MARRPLDPREAAEAMFRPASPAATGRVRETPGAIPAGREMVSLRIDRDVLAHFQEDGPGWQDRINAALRQAAGL
- a CDS encoding argininosuccinate synthase, which gives rise to MVQHRNVKKVVLAYSGGLDTSIILKWLQTEYGAEVVTFTADLGQGEELEPARKKAEMMGVKEIYIDDVREEFCRDFVFPMFRANAVYEGTYLLGTSIARPLISKRLVEIAHETGADAIAHGATGKGNDQVRFELSAYALDPDIKVIAPWREWEFKSRTDLVEFAEKNQILVSKDKRGEAPFSVDANLLHSSSEGKVLEDPNVAPPPYVFQRSVSPEDAPDKATTITIGFAKGDPVSIDGKTMKAHELLAALNDLGRDNGIGRLDLVENRFVGMKSRGIYETPGGTILLVAHRAMESITLDRGAGHLKDELMPRYAELIYNGFWFSPEREMLQAAIDHSQQHVEGTVTLKLYKGNVIVEGRASPKSLYSDALVTFEDDHGAYDQKDAAGFIRLNALRLRTLAKRDGR
- the rlmN gene encoding 23S rRNA (adenine(2503)-C(2))-methyltransferase RlmN is translated as MAFSLDLASPDTRPRVPAAAMPAAGEKPSLIGMDREGLATVLRALDVPERQVRMRVAQLWHWLYVRGVADFGQMANVAGTLRQALDAAYTIARPEIVEEQISVDGTRKWLFRFPARGAGRPVEIETVYIPEEGRGTLCVSSQVGCTLTCTFCHTGTQRLVRNLTPDEIVGQVMVARDRLGDFPDAATPEGGILPSEGRLVSNVVMMGMGEPLYNFDNVRQALAVVSDGEGLALSKRRITLSTSGVVPMIAPTGEEMGVGLAISLHAVRDELRDELVPINKKYPLKMLLEACRNYPGVSNARRITFEYVMLKDVNDSLADARELVRLLNGIPAKINLIPFNPWPGSAYECSDWAQIERFADVVNQAGYASPIRTPRGRDIFAACGQLKSESERMKKGDRVAMESARVSELAAG
- the thpR gene encoding RNA 2',3'-cyclic phosphodiesterase encodes the protein MPRLFTALEIPQALAFPLSLLRGGLPSARWIDPENYHLTLRFIGDVEPRLADEIVAALDRVARPGFSIALRGLAAFGSRKPRSIHAEVEASPELAELQAEIDRICRRLGLPADQRKFLPHVTLARLRQPKPEDVARYLARNAGFRTPAIKVARFGLFSARDSVGGGPYLLEEAFPLETPARPEEAYGDMRYGSLASQYG
- a CDS encoding glutathione S-transferase family protein, with the translated sequence MITIHHLNNSRSQRILWMLEELGVPYEVKRYERGKDMQAPKAMRQIHPLGKSPILTDGARTIAETGAIVEYILARHGEGRLMPPNDTEDYWQARHFLHYAEGSAMPPLFLMLVLQMIPARAPFFVRPLLKASMQKVDELLVLPQLKLHLDHWEHSLGATGWFAGPEISVADIMMSFPVEAAAQRFGYEDRPRLRDFLLRIHARPAFRQGLKRGGPYAYA
- a CDS encoding GNAT family N-acetyltransferase; translation: MSLLAIPRSAAPTAQAANDAPAVSIRRLHARETDLLLAHLMRLDGEARRLRFGNPVNDHFLERYAALALGADALIMGLFADGTLRGVAELRYLTGSHSEAEGAFSIEKAFQGLGFGDRLFGRLIASARNRGVRRLFLTCLRENRRMQAIAAKHGADLSFVAGDVTAEIRRPYADAASIAEEWADESEAFVFAMIDWRQRRLDFLTRPLQRLAESLNPSHAGR
- a CDS encoding arylesterase; amino-acid sequence: MQRCQPILAALTLLSWLALPLAAVAQQPAPPAGPETIEVVAFGDSLSAGYGVGPGEAFPEQLEAALRAAGYDVAVANAGVSGDTTTGGLARLDWSVPESADLVIVELGANDALRGVSPQIAGDNLDRILATLTERGQDVILAGMLAPPNMGSDYQGEFDAIYPRLAEKYGVPLYPFFLDGVASEASLNQDDAMHPNPQGVAVIVERMLPLIRESLDAIIARRATD
- a CDS encoding LysE family translocator, with the translated sequence MTFLPDLPTLVAFSIACFVLTITPGPDMTLFLGRTLAGGRAAGIAAYVGASTGSLIHTTLAAIGLSALIAASPEAFLLLKIVGAGYLIFLAVQAIRSGSSFKVDATGKMKKPSLIASWLTGIGINLSNPKIILFFVTFLPQFVAVGDPDAAGKLFFLGVYFILFATPFALAMIVAADKLAATLKRRPKITRAIDWIFASVFSAFAVKILTTQGH